A stretch of DNA from Catenulispora acidiphila DSM 44928:
GCGGCCACGATCGCGGCGGGCCAGAGCAGCCAGCGCGCGCCGTCGGTCACGCAGAGCCCTGCGATAGTTGCCGCGACCAGTGCGCCGGTGGATGCGATGGCGACCGCCACCTGCGACACGCTCCCCGCGACCCAGGCGCCGAGGCCGTCGGGGCGTGCCGAGGGGACGCCGGGGCGGCAGGCCCATGGCACGGCGAGGCGTCCGGCGACGCAGGACACTGCGATGGCGCACGCTCCGTACCACGCGCCGTGGCGCCCCCAGGCGCTCGTGAGCAGCAGGACCTGGCCGAGGAGGGCCAGGACCAGCGTGATGACGCCGAACGGGCCGATGTCCGAGGCCTTCATGATGCGCAGCGCGTCCGGGGCGGGCTTGGCCGAGCCGAGGCCGTCGGCGGTGTCGGCGAGGCCGTCGAGGTGCAGGCCGCGGGTCAGCGCGGCCAGCGTCGCGATGCCGCCGACCGCTGCGGCGACCGGGCTGGTGGTCCACCACCCGAGTGCGGCGCCGACTGCTCCCGCCGTCGCGCCGAGTACGCCGCCGACCACCGGTGCGCACGCCATCGCGCGCCCCGCGACCGTCCGATCGACCTGCTGCGGCGGGCCGATCGGGAGCGCGGTGAGGGTGGAGAAGGCGAGGCGGAGGCCGGGGAGGATGCTCATGGTGCGGTGATCGGGAGTCCTTCGGTGATCGGGAATCCTTCGGCGATCAAGCGATCAAGCGATCAGGCGATCAGGCGATCGAGGATCAGAGGCAGGTCAGATCCGCGACCGCAGCGTCGGCTCCGGAATCCCGGTCTCGGCGAACGTCGACAGCTCCGTGGCGAGCGCGGCGGCGGCCTTCAGCATCGGCAGCGCGAGGAGTCCCAGCGCGCCTTCGGCCTGGCGCACGTCGTAGCCCTCGACCAGCGGCTCGAGCGACAGCCGGTCCAGCGCCGCCTTGTGCGCGGGCTCCGGCGACAGCGCGCCGGCCAGCACCCACTGCGGCGCGCGGTAGGCGATGCGCTGCACCAGCATCGCGCAGGCGGTGGTGGTCACACCGTCCAGCAGGACCGGCACGCGCCGGATCGCCGCCTGGAGCAGGAAACCGGTCAGCGCGGCGAAGTCGCGTCCGCCGACCTTCGTCAGCAGCTCCAAATGGTCGCCGAGGACAGGGCGTCCACGCCGCATCGCGTCACGGACCGCCGCACACTTGCGCATCCACGCCGTGTCGTCGATCCCGGAGCCGCGGCCGGTCACAGCCGCCGCGTCCTTGCCGGTCAGGATGCCGGACAGCGCCGAGGCGACCGTGCTGCCGCCCACGCCGACCATGGCGGGGATCAGCACGTCGGCACCGGAGTCGGCCTCGGCATCGGCGATGGACATGCCGAGCCGGAACGCTTCCTCGATCTCCTCGCGGGTCGCCGCGTCTTCCCTGTCGATGCTGCCGGACGGGCTGCCGACCGAGATGTCGATCACGCGCACGGTCGCGCCATGCAGCCGCGCCAGCACGCCGACCGCACCGCCGCCGTCCTCGATCTGCCGCACCCGCGCCGCGGTGACAGCCTGAGTCTGCTCCGACGCCGTGGCCGACACGCTATGCGCCGCCACCCCGTGATCACCGGCGAACACCACAACCCGAGCGCGCTCAACCGGCCGCGCCAGCCCGCTCCCGCGCGCGCCGGCAAGCCAAATCGCCAGCTCCTCCAACCGTCCCAGCCCCGCAGCGGGCACGGCCAGCCCCGCCAGCCGCGTACGCATCTCATCGCGCGCCGCCTCATCCGGACGCTCAGCCTGATCGGCGAGCTTGTCCAGGTTCAACGGCTCGGGCCCGGCGGGAGTGTCGGTGGCCTCAGCGGTGTCGCCGGATTCGGCGGCCTCGGTGGCGACGGTGGAGTCGGCGTCGGTGGCGGCATCGGTGACGGCATCGGTGACGGCATCGGTGGCGGCATCGGCGTCAGCGTTGGCATCGGCGTCAGCGGTGGAGTCGGCCGCCTGAGCGACTTCGGCGACTTCAGCGACCTCCGCGGACTCTGCGACCTCAGCAGCGTCGTCGGCCGGCGTGGCTTCGGCGAGGTTCTCGGTCTCAGCCGCCGCCACGCTGGGCTCGGGCTGATCGGCCGACTCGGGAGTGGGGTTCTCGGGCGCGTCCATGGTGCGAACAGCCTAGCGGCGGTGCACTGTCGATGGGGAAGCCCCGGCGCTCGCACCCCGCACCCAAGCACCCCGCACCCAAGCACCCCGCACCCAAGCACCCCGCACCCAAGCACCCCGCACCCAAGCACCCCGCACCCAAGCACCCCGCACTGCGCCGCCGAATCCGCGCTCCGCACCGCCAAACCCACGCCGTCCCCTACTTCACCACCACCGCGATCCCCGCCACCATCAAAACCACTCCCTCGGAAGCCGCCGCCATCCGCTGGTTCAGCCGCCCCTGCTCGTCCCGGAACCGCCGTACGCCGGCGCTCTCCGGCACGATGCCGAGCCCGACCTCGTTGCTCACCGCCAGCACCGGTACCGTCGCCGCCCGCCAGGCCGCCTCGAGCTCGTCGAAGCGCGCCGCGAGTTCGCGCTCCCCGGTGTCGTGCCAGGTCTGGTCGTCCCAGGCGCCGACG
This window harbors:
- a CDS encoding nicotinate-nucleotide--dimethylbenzimidazole phosphoribosyltransferase is translated as MDAPENPTPESADQPEPSVAAAETENLAEATPADDAAEVAESAEVAEVAEVAQAADSTADADANADADAATDAVTDAVTDAATDADSTVATEAAESGDTAEATDTPAGPEPLNLDKLADQAERPDEAARDEMRTRLAGLAVPAAGLGRLEELAIWLAGARGSGLARPVERARVVVFAGDHGVAAHSVSATASEQTQAVTAARVRQIEDGGGAVGVLARLHGATVRVIDISVGSPSGSIDREDAATREEIEEAFRLGMSIADAEADSGADVLIPAMVGVGGSTVASALSGILTGKDAAAVTGRGSGIDDTAWMRKCAAVRDAMRRGRPVLGDHLELLTKVGGRDFAALTGFLLQAAIRRVPVLLDGVTTTACAMLVQRIAYRAPQWVLAGALSPEPAHKAALDRLSLEPLVEGYDVRQAEGALGLLALPMLKAAAALATELSTFAETGIPEPTLRSRI
- a CDS encoding adenosylcobinamide-GDP ribazoletransferase; amino-acid sequence: MSILPGLRLAFSTLTALPIGPPQQVDRTVAGRAMACAPVVGGVLGATAGAVGAALGWWTTSPVAAAVGGIATLAALTRGLHLDGLADTADGLGSAKPAPDALRIMKASDIGPFGVITLVLALLGQVLLLTSAWGRHGAWYGACAIAVSCVAGRLAVPWACRPGVPSARPDGLGAWVAGSVSQVAVAIASTGALVAATIAGLCVTDGARWLLWPAAIVAAIGSATLVLRHTNRRFGGITGDVLGALVETGFTVSLLVLAR